From the genome of Eublepharis macularius isolate TG4126 chromosome 4, MPM_Emac_v1.0, whole genome shotgun sequence:
AAACTAGAATAGCAGAAGATAACCTAAATAAAGTGATATAATTGGAGATAACTGGAGCTACAGTTTTAATAATTAAGTTTTACATCTAAAAATAACTTGCCACTTTGTTTTTctgtaaagagcaatatataaacaTTAATTCAAATTCTCACAGAACAAGAAATAGAAATCAAGAAATACTCTGTCAAATCTgatgaatttatagaagcagggAGAAATCTGAATATGGCATAACAGAGCATAGATGCTAGTTTACTAGTAACTAGACCAAAATAACAATATCATTATAAACACTACTTAGGAAAAATGCAGTTGtcaggcagtcttcaagaagtaGGTCTGGTTTGGGGTAACGTTTCTTCTCTTACAAGCAGAAACTGCTCTCTAATACAGTAGTTGCTGAAATAAACTTATAAGAGATCAACCTATATATAATTTCTAACATAATAAGCAATGTTGTACATATTACTCCTGTCAGAATACTCATAGAAGGTTTAAAAGGGAGTGGAATGGTGGTTGGTGCTAGCATAACTGGTGTTGCTTGCATTTTTTTTACAAGCTACCTCCCTTGAAGTCTAATCTGTTCtttaaatttcctgcattttaaaaaaagaaagaaaaaagcagatTTGGGTTAGGGGGTAAACCAAAGAACACCGAAATGGAAAATGTCTGTGCAAGTTTTCTTCTGGCTGCCCCCTCCCAATAAAAGCTAAATTGCAAACTGCTGTTTTAATGGGGCAAGGAGGAGGTGAACATCAGtgcctgtgtctctgtgtgtgttcagCACTGTTACAGAGCATTTTGTCTATAATGTGTATATGTATACATGTATGATAAAAAGTAAGTAAACATCAAATGGAAACTGAAAATCTCAGTTACATATTGTATATGCCAGCTGTTTTAAAAGCTACCGTAGTATCGGCAATGGGGAATATGCATCATTTATTTTCACTGTCTCATTGTGGACTCCAGTATTGATAAGAAAATGCTGCTAGACTTAGCAAATGTGACTTGACTAAGAGCTgtacaagtctctctctctcttttacactgccattctccttgcttcttTGTAATAGACACACCTAATAGGTTTGAACTCATTGGCTAAGACCGTGGTGGGAGTGGTATGCAGACTTTTCCACCCTGCTCTACTTGCATGACCTCACTCCTGTTTGTCTCTGCGCTTAGAGCTCGAGAGCTCTTTTCAGTTTCGGCTTTAGTGAGGAGAGTTTGACTTCTGTTTTCCTCACTGGTGGCCACAAAAGAATCTGTTAACTTTGCTTTTTCAGACTTTTCCAGATCTTTACCAAGTTGCTGAAAGAGAGGGGCTTTCTTCTGTTTGTTTCATAGACTTTCATAGACTGGAATAAACGTCTTCTGGAGTGACAGATCTTGGTGGGAGCTGCCTTCACAACTACCACATTGGTCTGTCTAATGCGCTACAAGGATGAGCCCGGCATTTGGAGCTATGGAAGTGGAGCACTATTCCAAAGGCGTCCTGCTGGAGCCTTTTGTTCACCAGGTTGGAGGTCACTCCTGTGTCCTCCGGTTTAATGACGAGACCATCTGTAAGCCCCTCATTCAGAGAGAGCACCAGTTTTATGAGACTCTTCCTGCAGAAATGCGTAAATTCACTCCTCAGTACGAAGGTATGTTATCAAACTTAGAAGGGGGCtgggcttttattttcctttgtaaATCCCAGTGTATGTTTTTGGTCTCTAAAATCTTACATTCTGAAGAGATTTTAGGGAGTTTCTTTTCATGTGTTTTGATGTTGTCTGAGCCAGGCTGTGGAGATACAGGGTGGAGATGCTTGCCAGTGGGTCTTTGGGCTGACTGACAGCATTAGAGTAGAACAACTCTGCTGATGATAGCCTGTATATCGCCCTTAGGCACAGGTAGGTGAGTATATTGATAACAGCTTGTAAATGTTTTCAGTAGTAATGTGCTGATTCTTtctgatttttctttattttgcttttaaataAACTGGAACAGATTTGCTTGTTTTGTGGAATTTGGGCCTTGATTTTTTTATTATCTTCTAACTCTTAACAGTTTGCTGATGATAAATAACCAAGTGCCATCATAGAAAAGATAGCCAAAACATATTGTTAAATCTGTACAGCTTGTTTTTACACTTAAAGAGATGGAAAAAACTGTAGTAATTAGTTAGGCAAAAGGTGAAGTACCTTTGACAAGGTTGACTCAGTTGGTATGTGGAAGTGGATTTTCCAGTTCTATTTAGTGTTGTGTTAGTTGACCCAAACATTTGGCTGTTCTTGAGGTGCTGTATTACCTTGCAGAAATTTTAATTAAAGATATTCAAATCTGAGtagtttttaatattgtattgtgtttCTTCATTGAATAAAGAATccatttttgtttgatttttttttaactgttaccTGGAGAAAAAACTAAGGGAAGATAACAGTTGTATTGCTGTATGGTATGCACACTTACTGAAACATTGGAAAACTAATCATTGCAAGCTCTTAGAATTAATAGATTAAAATGTGTTTTATAAATGTTTAACAGAATGTAATAAATGTATACTAGCATATgtggtttttctcttttggggttgTGTGTGGGGAATTCAGGGGTAAAGGGGGGCCTCATTTGGTCCATCTCTGTTGTTTTTTCCAGGATAAAGCCAAAGGCCATTTTCTAGCTGGCTTCCCCCCTTGTCCTGTAGCTCTTTCCTGTGTGAGCAGCAGGACTATCAGTCAGAGCTTCTGCACTCCCCACCCTTGCTACTGTAGGTCTCAGAGGTGCCTGCCCTGCTCAGAAGTGCCAGTCTCTCGCCAAGAACTCTAGTGATGAGCGGCAAGAATGTGCAGATTGATTGATTTCAGGATAAAGAGAGGActaaggaggaaaaaaaacccattcgGCCAATTGTTACAACTTCTGCAGTAACATTCCTATATGGCATGGGGATGCACCCCTGTCAGAACTTTCCTCTAAGACTCTCAGAACTTAACACACTGATGATCTAGAGACTTTTGAGATGAGGAGGCAAAAATGCTTTCAAGGTTCACCATGTTTTGATGTACCTCAGTCaaatttgttttgtatttcattttgttgtttcttttacgAGATtgctacataaataaaatatattcccCCAAGGAAGAAAATATCAACTGTAAAATTAAACATCGCAATTTTAATTGGAAGCCTTTGAATTAGTTGTCTGTTGTAATGTGTGatgtttttcttgttttgctCTGCTTTTGCAAGCCTTTCATTTTCCCTGGTATTTATTAACTCTCCTGATAGCCTTTGTTTGAATAAATGCTTTTAGCTTTGCTATTAAGCAAAACTTAAAGCTGTTGGTGTTTCTGTGCAGGGCATATTCTACTCCAAGATGTAAATATAGATTGTTTTACATCTCTTGTAGGGACAGATGAGTCAGATTTtttcaaaataataaaatgtttcaATAATTGAAAACGTCTCCTGTTATTATTTGATTGCTGTGTGATTCTGCTCACAAGAGAGAAGAATCTCCTGTATTGTTAATGTTTTGTCTTCATGATAAATTGTCTTCTCTGTGAGGTGTCACTTTGTCTAGATGTTTTGATATTCGTTAGGTTGACAGATGAGTTTTGGCCTGTGGCAAGATAAAAAAACTAAGGACTTGGGTAAGAGAAAAACCAAAGTTGCTATATTCTTAGTGTAAAATTATGTTGTGTTGTAAGATGTATTTAATTCTCATTTCACTGATTCTTAACTGGATATTCAATTTCTTCTCTCAAGGTGTGGTATCTGTAAGCTTTGAAGAAGATGAAGATGGAAACCTGTGTCTAATAGCATATCCATTAAATGGGGACCATGATAGCTTGGAAAGCCTAGATAATTCTGACTGTGAACCCAAAAATAAATTGTTACGTTGGAGTAACAAAAAGACTGTATTACTAGAAAATGAAAAGCTAACTAAGGAGTGGGTCCGGCagcacagaaaagaagaaaaaatgaaaaggtaGTATGTTTTGTGTTAAACAGACATAAAGCACTGAGGCTAGGATTCTGTTTAGTTATGTATACTTAATTTTTATGGTTTGCAAAAAATGATTTAGTGTGGCATAACTGTGTAGGATTGTATCCTATATGTGTTTGTGCCTTAAATCGTTCTGTATTTACCAATTTGTAAAAGAGAGCTCAAGAGTTCTTTTTCAGTCTCCCCTACCACATTCTTCATTTGCCTGGTTTGGGGATAGTTTCGTACACTTTCAGTTACAGGGAATAATTCCCTTGGAGCGTTGTATTACTTTTATCTAGACAGATGTGAACTCTGGCAACTATTAAAGTGTGTCTTTGAGAGAAAACATGCAGTTCTGTCTCTCTTTTAACTCTATACACTGATATTAGTCCAATTTATCACAAAGTGAGATTTTTGAACTGTTCTTTTTATATTGGTATATCTAAGAGGCTTGAGTAGTTGAAAAGTACCTCAAATACATATACACAATGTGACTTGAGAAGATAATAGGCAAGTTGCCCAGATAATAGACAGTGAATGTAATGTGAGGGTTATGAAAACATTATGAAATAGGCTAGCTGAAAGCATTACATGAGTAAGGCTATCAGGGCACAATACATAATTATCAGTTTATTGTTGAAAAGATGCTAACGCATTTGGCGCCAGTTAGTAATACATGTATATTTCTTTTTCAGTCATAAGTTAGAGGAAGAATTTGAATGGCTGAAGAAATCTGAAGTATTGTATTACAGTGTCGAGAAAAAGGGGAATGTCAGTTCACAGTTCAAACATCATAATCCTTGGAGTATGAAATGCCACCAGCAGCAGTTACAGCAGATGAAGGAAAATGCGAAACATCGAAACCAATATAGTATCCTTTTGTCAGAGTATGACTTGCAAGGTCCCAAAACAAGAAGTGTTTTTATTAAACAATATCGGTAACataaactgggggaaaggggagacagTAGGCCAATTTTGGATTTCTTGTTTGATGTCTGGCTGCTAATTATAACAGATAAATTATTATCTGGTGTCTGGACTAGATACAAAGCCATGGTGCTTTTTGGATGTCACATGGCAAACATCATCCTTAATCCAGTATATTCTTTTGGAGGATAGTCTGCAAGCAGTACAGATGCCTGTTTGAACCAAGAACATACTTTGACACTAATCTAAACTAGTCAGACAGCTCCTTGTACTGTTAAATATTCCCAGTGGAGTACAGTTATGCTGCTTTGAATGACATGTGACACTTTGATAGCTATTTTTGGTAAAATCAGAAAGTGTTTTTTATTGGCACAAGTATTTCTTTATGGACCTGATGGTTCTCTTTTCTAACAAGGCTCATTTATTTTGCATGTATCTGTTCTGTTTGCTACATGCTTTCATTCATTTAAGATAATTGTAACCCACctttctgctttggattgcaagCTTCCTTGAAGACGTAGTCTAGGAAcacacaaaacagtaaagagaaCATGTGACAGGAGGTATAAGAACTTTTTAATATTGACACCTGGAAATGCTGAAAGGTGTACATTGCAGAGATGCAGGTTCTCTGAACTATGTCTTATGGAAAAACATTCCATCTAATTATGGGTGGTTGAAATATGCATTAATTTTCCTGAATTGAGAAGGGCAGTTGAACAGCTTTCCCAAGGTGATACCAATATTATCTGATGTATCAGAATCCACATTGGTTGATTCACAGCTTCTAGGCTGTCCTTTCACAGGACTAACTCTCTTTTTTTTGGTGGAAAACCAGGCATTACACTATACATAACTAAGTGTCGCTCAGCAGAATTTAAaatactgaccccccccccccaatgcattCTGTTAAATTATACTACATGAGTTAAAATAGTGCAGAACAGTGGGTAAGATTGGGACTTCTGATTACTGATCAGAGAATCTCAGTTGTTAGAGCTTTTCCTTAACTAAACAGAATTTATCTTGCTGGAAAACCTAACCTCACGATACGAGGTGCCTTGTGTGTTGGATCTGAAGATGGGAACCCGTCAGCATGGAGATgatgcatctgaagaaaagaAGGCTAATCAGATTCGGAAATGTCAGCAGAGTACTTCAGCAGTTATTGGAGTCCGGGTGTGTGGTATGCAGGTGAGCGTGAGGAGGACTTTGGAGTGAATACTTTCTGCATGGAAGAGACTACAAATAAAACTGACTTCTACTTGCATTTCTTTGCATTAAGAAATTCTAGCTTTTCCTTGAGACTAGTGGACTATTTTGAATTGTAGAAGCTTCTGATCAGTGTTGTGTTGTAATAATAGATTTTATCAAATAATTCCATGTAATTTAAAAACGACCTGATCATTTTCTTACAAGCAAAACATTTAGTGGTGCAATCTTAGAAAATTCTGTAACCACTCTATCTCTGTAACCACCCTACTTCATACTTTTCTAGCTGAGATTTTACATTTTCTTCACCATCTTGCTGAAGAAAGCTCCAGAACACGACATTATCACTGTAATCAGGAGGATGGGCCACTTCAAAGCAATTCCTCTCCCTTATCAAGAGTGGAGAAAGTGAGCCACTGCATGCGATTGGCTGTTTTAATCCTACAGGTTGTCCTTAATTTGATTAGCATATCTAATATAGGAGAGTTTGTTTACACATGCATTTGCATGGAATGAAGCATGCACACGTATGTGTGCATACACAAACACTACAAAAGCGTTCTCCTCTTCTGTCCCTAGCTGGCAAATGCTGCATAATGTTTAGGAGACCCTCCTTGGAAAGCTAAACTGGT
Proteins encoded in this window:
- the IP6K2 gene encoding inositol hexakisphosphate kinase 2 codes for the protein MSPAFGAMEVEHYSKGVLLEPFVHQVGGHSCVLRFNDETICKPLIQREHQFYETLPAEMRKFTPQYEGVVSVSFEEDEDGNLCLIAYPLNGDHDSLESLDNSDCEPKNKLLRWSNKKTVLLENEKLTKEWVRQHRKEEKMKSHKLEEEFEWLKKSEVLYYSVEKKGNVSSQFKHHNPWSMKCHQQQLQQMKENAKHRNQYKFILLENLTSRYEVPCVLDLKMGTRQHGDDASEEKKANQIRKCQQSTSAVIGVRVCGMQVYQPGTGQLMFMNKYHGRKLSVQGFKEALYQFFHNGKYLRRELFEPVLKKLSELKSVLEKQESYRFYSSSLLIIYDGKELQEVAVDSDPEDLEGLSEESSDESAGAYAYKPTTSSVDVRMIDFAHTTCRYYGEDSVVHEGQDTGYVFGLQNLIAIIKEIRDESSE